CACGTCCTTCACAAAGATCCACTTGACGTCGAACTTCCCCTTCCACTTGTCCTGAGACCAGACGCCGGCGCTGGTGCCGTAGTCCACTGGCGACTTCATCTCTGCCACTCCGCAGAAATGTCCGCTGCCGTTGACGCTGAAGAGCAGGTAGACAGGGCCCTTGCTGCTCATGGAGCGGAAAGCACTGTCCAAGCGCTTGTTGCCGTGTTCGGTGCTACACCAAATGGAGTACTTGATAGAGCGGTGAATGTCGTCCTCGGAGTAGCTCTTTATTATGAACACGCGTCCATTTTTAAGGTTCCACTCGAAGTCCTTAGGGTTGTAACTGTGAGCAGCTTTCAGCTTTTCAAGAACAGGGTGTGATTCGCCGCCAGGGACAGAGTTCGCCGGAATACTCCCCGACGAGTTACTCTCATTCCCGGTCCCCCCGCTTTGGCCGAAAGCTGCGTTCCTGTTGCGGGGCGCCACCCACCGGTTTTGAGGTGGGGGCGGCTGAGGGTTCTGATACGGCAGCTGGGTCAGGGGAGGTGCCTGGGCAGGAATGGGCTGAATGAGCTGCGGCTGTGGGATCGACTGAGGAGATGGAATCTGCTGGGGAGTTGGAACTTTGGCCACAGGGCCTTTGTTGTCCCAAGTACCTATATCCATGTTATGCTTTATAGGTGGAGGAGGCAAAGCCCCACCTATTACAGGCCCGCTTTTTGCTTTCATCTTGGGCTGAGGTTTTGCAGGTTTGCTAGCAATAGCAGCCCAAGAGGTGGGCTTCGTCACCGGCAAGTTGATACTCGAGCCGCCATTGCCAGATAAAGCCCCCGGCATCCCGACGCTGTTGACCACGGAACCGACCGTTTTCACGGCGGAGGTGGCGACATCCCCGCCAATCTTCAGCCCAACCATTCCCTGCTCGATGCTGTTCATCCCAGGAGCTTTGTTCAAAGTATCATTGTGAAATCCTGTCTGGCCGTCGACGATCGTACCGCCCAGAGAGCTGGGCGGGTAGCTGTAGCTACCCCCGTAAGCCGAGTTCTGAGTCTGCTGCCCTTGGGAGCCGCTTGTCCCCCAAGCCGAGAAAGCTGGGTTCTCAGGGAAAAAATTAAACCTGTGTTGGTAGATGTTGTTCCCCAGTCCCCCGGGCTGTCCGAAAACAGCATCGTGCATGAAGTGATGGTCGCCATTACTGAGCTGTCCATAGGTCGTGAGGTATGGGATGGGAGGGTCTCCTCCAGTTGACCACGGCGCTTCACTGAGAGAGTAAGGAAAGCCAATAGAAGGCGGGTAATAACTGGACAAGTACGGATCTGTCATTGATGGATAGCTGTTAttcttggtaaaaaaaaaagagagaagcaaTTTCAGATTGAGACTGTCACAATGTAGAACGGAAGCTAGCAGAAATGCTTTAGGAAAGTTTAAATCTTCTACAttatagaacaggggtgtcaaacataaggcccatgggctggatccagccccttgagagctcttatccggcccgcgagccaactgaggcagccaccccctcctgtcccgatctgggctggcaaggcatggcccgtcccgaccaagggacatttacgtcaaatccggccctcataacaaatgagttcgacacccctgttctagaacataagaaaaaccatgctgaatcagaccttgggccATCAGGTCCAGAAGTCTGGAAAGCTAACCCAAATATTTCTAATCTTCTAAACATTCTCACGTGACTTAAGTCACTGTCTTGCGCTGAACATTTCTATGCAGAACGACAAGATCCATCACCTTTGTGAAGATTTCCATATATTTTGCTTGGCTTGTGTCACATGACCCCATAGAGATCTTTTATTTAAAATTGGCACTGCATGATGCTGACAAATACCCAAGCTTAGACTCTAAAAAAACAACAGGAGTTTACTTTAAAATGACTTCCCATGGAACATCAAGAACATAGAGTATCAACAAATGAATAGACTTTCACTGAAGTAGGATGCCCCATACATAACCATTCCGAGGAATCCCTCATACCATCTACATTATGCTGTATCACTAGCAGAGTAGGAAGGATAAAATCATGACATACCAAGGTGTTTGAAAGAGAAGGAATCAATTCAGCGAATATCCAAGGCAAGGAAGTTGTGCATATAGGCAGAATCCCCCATGCCACTACCCAATCTCACCAAGAACAAATAAGATTTTCTAAccccatatgtgtgtgttttgctgtcaagtcacaactgacttatggcgacctcatatagttatcaaggcaagaaaagttcagaggtggtttgccacttcctgcctccacatcacattCTTGGTAGtgtttggaggtctcccatccaaatacttgccatgatcaaagctgagagtttgtgactgacccaaggtcacccagcaagtttccatgtcagagtggggattcaaatctgggtctcccagatcctagtccaacacattaaccgctgcaccatgcaggctctcttCTAACCCTAtacaaaataataatttagaTAAAGAGTGGGGAACTGCTTAGCAGAGCATCACTCAAGAATCATGCTGTTCTCGATCCTACGTTTGCTTTGGGGAGAGGGCAGGGCACCacaattttcaccaattcccctCTGTAATCACAGAACTACATGTGGGGGATCCACTGACCCTGGAGGGCAGACCTTTTGGAAGGGGCATGGCAAAAAGAccaacatttcccccttcttccacaAACAAAACTTTTGTTAAGATCCAAGCCACTGCATTTCTAACATAGCACTCTGCAAAGCTGttaacagcatggtgtagagcactggtttggagagccagcgcggtgtagaggttaagagcggtggtttggagcagtggagtgtgatctggagaaccgggtttgattccccacttctccacatgagcggcggaggctaatctggtgaactagatttgtttccccactcctacacatgaagcccgctgggtaaccttgggctagtaacactctctcagccccacctaactcacagagtgtctgttgtggggaggggaagggaaggtgattgtaagccagtttgattctcccttaagtggcagagaaagttggcatataaaaaccaactcttcttcttacccatTCTTTACCATCATATAGGATTAGAAAAATTGTATGCCCTCACAAAAGGGCTTATTTTAGTTATGGGGTAGCATGATGCACAGAAAATAGCTTGCTGCATCTATTAAAATCTTTTGTCTCCAAAAACCCACTGGGTGGCCTCTGGCTAGTCACTACACTTATGTGCATTCCCTTTAAAGCTATGACTGCAATAAAGTCAGTCAAGAATTGTAAAGCACTTGGTAAACTCAAGTGTTTAAATTAAAAACATGTATTCGTGATCTAAATAAAAGTGAATGAGAAAAATCTATTCAACTTCAGGTTCTGAATAACGCTTCAATTACTCAAGTCCTCAAGCATTCAGTCAAGTGACTTGCTGTTACTTATGAAAATTGCTTTGCTTTTATACAGCAGCATCTAGTTGAAAACTATCACAGCAATGccaggggattagacagattcatggaggacaggtcaaCCAGTGGATtttagccatggtggctaaagggaaaccatgtccagaggcagtaaacctctgaatcccagcaccAGGAGGATAAGGCTCTATACTGCtgtctccctctgaggcaggaggaaaactgaaacatagagggcggtcctagctcagggaacaggaagaggaagttgaagtttagaatcctgcctccctgagcatgagaaggaaaccaaccgctgctgaagatgtccttcgCCTTCAGAgtgagaagatttggtttttatatggagactttctctaacacttaaggaagaatcaaaccggcttacaatcaccttcccttcccctccccacaacagatactctgtgaggtaggtgaggctgagagagctctaagagagctgtgactagcccaagctggctttgtgtgtaggagcggggaaaccaaactggatcaccagattagagtccattgctcatgtggaggagtggggaatcaaacccagttctccagatcagagtccactgctccaaaccaccattcttaaccactttaccatgctggctctcactggccggccactgtgtgagacaagatgctggactagatggtctgatccagcagggctcttatgttcacatcaagactagactattgTAACACCCTCTACACAGCTCTCCCATCAAAGTCAACTTGGAGACTCAatctggtgcagaatgctgcagtttggttattatcaggagctagctTGAGCACACATATCAAACCCATTCTGctgtcactccactggctgcccatcagctaCCAGGTACAATTCAAGGCACCAGCCATCACGTATAACCCTCATATCTACAGGACCCACCTCTCCTCCTGTGCCCCACAATAACTTtgttcatctgagcagggccttctgcaggtatgACCCTGCTAATGGGCACCGTCAACAGCCACTTATACACATGCATTCTCCgtggtggcccccaccttgtggaactgCTTGTCAAAGGAGGTCAAGAGGGCTCCTACATTTCCGGCATTCCACAAAATATGTAggacagaattgttcaggagggcagtTTTATAAAGGTGAAAAGGGCCATACTGTAACAGAATGGTTCAAGAGATATTTCAAGGAGGACAACAGGTCTATAAACTTCACTACTCTGTATGGTAGGTATTATCTGTTGCTGCATTCATTATTTTGTTAGCAGTGCACTGCATTCCTATTACACCACTTATTGCTCGTTTAAAATGTCACGTTGAATACATGCTTTGTTCAGTTTTCTGCTATCCGAGTCCTATTACACTGCTTATTAGGACACATCCTATTGACTGTAGGgtctaatccaccttgagtctcagtgagaaaggcagactatgaaaAACCGAAATAAATAACATATAAGTCCTGGAAAACAGAATGCTAAGGACGGGGCTTCTAGGTCCTTTTCTTAAAATATGTGAAGTCAGGCACAGCCAAAAACTAACGGACTCCATAATGTAACACATAAATGGAGAACATGTTTCATCTAAAACACCTACACCTTATACTCCAAATGACTAGCAGATACTCATCCCTATACAAGAGGAAGCTGTTTCTACCTAGactgagaggcagcgtggtgtagtagttaacagcggcggactctaatctggaaaactgggtttccccactcctacacatgaagcttgctgggtgaccttgtgctagtcacagttctctccaaaatctctcagccccacctatctc
This Euleptes europaea isolate rEulEur1 chromosome 2, rEulEur1.hap1, whole genome shotgun sequence DNA region includes the following protein-coding sequences:
- the YTHDF1 gene encoding YTH domain-containing family protein 1 isoform X2, yielding MSATSVDPQRPKGQDNKVQNGSLHQKDTVHDNDFEPYLSGQSNQNNSYPSMTDPYLSSYYPPSIGFPYSLSEAPWSTGGDPPIPYLTTYGQLSNGDHHFMHDAVFGQPGGLGNNIYQHRFNFFPENPAFSAWGTSGSQGQQTQNSAYGGSYSYPPSSLGGTIVDGQTGFHNDTLNKAPGMNSIEQGMVGLKIGGDVATSAVKTVGSVVNSVGMPGALSGNGGSSINLPVTKPTSWAAIASKPAKPQPKMKAKSGPVIGGALPPPPIKHNMDIGTWDNKGPVAKVPTPQQIPSPQSIPQPQLIQPIPAQAPPLTQLPYQNPQPPPPQNRWVAPRNRNAAFGQSGGTGNESNSSGSIPANSVPGGESHPVLEKLKAAHSYNPKDFEWNLKNGRVFIIKSYSEDDIHRSIKYSIWCSTEHGNKRLDSAFRSMSSKGPVYLLFSVNGSGHFCGVAEMKSPVDYGTSAGVWSQDKWKGKFDVKWIFVKDVPNNQLRHIRLENNDNKPVTNSRDTQEVPLEKAKQVLKIIATYKHTTSIFDDFSHYEKRQEEEEVVRKERQNRSKQ
- the YTHDF1 gene encoding YTH domain-containing family protein 1 isoform X1, whose product is MSATSVDPQRPKGQDNKVQNGSLHQKDTVHDNDFEPYLSGQSNQNNSYPSMTDPYLSSYYPPSIGFPYSLSEAPWSTGGDPPIPYLTTYGQLSNGDHHFMHDAVFGQPGGLGNNIYQHRFNFFPENPAFSAWGTSGSQGQQTQNSAYGGSYSYPPSSLGGTIVDGQTGFHNDTLNKAPGMNSIEQGMVGLKIGGDVATSAVKTVGSVVNSVGMPGALSGNGGSSINLPVTKPTSWAAIASKPAKPQPKMKAKSGPVIGGALPPPPIKHNMDIGTWDNKGPVAKVPTPQQIPSPQSIPQPQLIQPIPAQAPPLTQLPYQNPQPPPPQNRWVAPRNRNAAFGQSGGTGNESNSSGSIPANSVPGGESHPVLEKLKAAHSYNPKDFEWNLKNGRVFIIKSYSEDDIHRSIKYSIWCSTEHGNKRLDSAFRSMSSKGPVYLLFSVNGSGHFCGVAEMKSPVDYGTSAGVWSQDKWKGKFDVKWIFVKDVPNNQLRHIRLENNDNKPVTNSRDTQEVPLEKAKQVLKIIATYKHTTSIFDDFSHYEKRQEEEEVVRKIEDKSSANSNYDVQMWLPSLTEERQNRSKQ